The following are from one region of the Methanospirillum hungatei genome:
- a CDS encoding hydrogenase subunit yields MITPESAPVLVRISLVLVLVSAAFLLSSRNLPNLVRIYQLQSLLLVIIAVFLAGIEDHALLFLVAGLTFISKVWGIPTFIRMIQQRIQIHQDIRFSYLHPAGALIVSILIILLVYTCFSRILDSLYESSSLFFLGSVIGVSMVLMGLIAVFSRKMAITKVIGYLSMENGVLLFGMFVTELPFIIEFVIMVDLIILVLLTSILTVGIDSSIEEYKERMQEFHLFTGEEAVQ; encoded by the coding sequence ATGATTACACCCGAATCAGCCCCTGTACTGGTCAGGATCTCTCTGGTCCTGGTATTAGTATCGGCTGCATTTCTCCTCTCGTCACGAAACCTCCCTAACCTAGTCAGGATCTATCAGCTCCAGTCACTCCTATTGGTTATCATCGCCGTATTTCTGGCCGGAATTGAAGATCATGCACTATTGTTTCTGGTAGCAGGACTGACCTTTATCTCCAAAGTGTGGGGTATTCCAACCTTTATCCGGATGATACAACAGCGGATCCAGATACACCAGGATATCAGGTTCTCATATCTTCATCCGGCAGGTGCCCTGATAGTGAGTATCCTGATAATTCTCCTGGTATACACCTGTTTCTCCAGGATTCTTGATTCATTATACGAAAGCAGCAGTCTCTTCTTTCTGGGTAGTGTAATCGGAGTATCCATGGTCCTGATGGGGCTTATTGCAGTCTTCTCCCGGAAGATGGCAATTACAAAAGTCATCGGGTACCTGTCTATGGAAAACGGGGTTCTGTTGTTTGGTATGTTTGTAACCGAACTTCCCTTTATCATCGAGTTTGTCATCATGGTTGACCTGATAATCCTGGTGCTCCTGACATCGATTCTCACCGTCGGGATTGACTCATCTATTGAGGAGTATAAGGAACGAATGCAGGAGTTTCATCTTTTCACCGGTGAGGAGGCAGTCCAATGA
- the fdhF gene encoding formate dehydrogenase subunit alpha: MDLKYVQTTCPYCGTGCSFNLVVKDGKVVGTAPYHRSPVNEGKVCPKGTYAHEFINSPDRLTKPLIKKDGKFVEASWEEAIKLIADKFKSYKPDECAVLSSARVSNEENYAMMKFARGVLKTRHIDHCARLCHASTVAGLANIFGSGAMTNSIPDIAESKCVFVIGSNTFENHPLIGRQIMKAKSNGAKVVYVDPRKTPTGKQADLFLQFYSGTDVCLLNGMMQEIIKNGWENKEFIEKRCNGFDELKKEVMKDDYSLENVSSVTGVPVDDIKTAAEWFSKSGASTILYSMGITQHTTGVDNVKSVGNIQMLTGNLGRPGTGVNALRGQNNVQGACDMGALPVVFTGYQKVIDEAAHKKFADAWKFPDGIAEGKNGYEVTVMMDVLTDKPGELKCMYIMGENPMISDPDLTHVEHALKSLEFLVVQDIFMNETGVLADVVLPSCCYAEKDGTQTSTERRVQMWRKAQDPPGEAKLDWVIISEIAKAMGYGEQFAWKSAEEIFTEMAALTPSYAGMDYVRLNRPEALHWPCPTKEHPGTPILHIEKFGMPDGKGLMTAIPFKYQQERPDAEYPILLTTGRCIWHWHTGTMTRRSESLEREEPTGWIEMHPEDAKALGVKNNEMVKAISRRGEITIKARITDTIKKGVMFIPFHFVECAANMLTINALDPIAKIPESKACAIKVEKIQEA; the protein is encoded by the coding sequence ATGGATCTCAAGTATGTCCAGACTACATGCCCGTACTGCGGTACCGGGTGTTCATTTAACCTCGTGGTAAAGGACGGTAAGGTTGTAGGGACTGCTCCCTATCACCGCTCTCCAGTGAATGAAGGAAAGGTATGCCCAAAGGGGACCTATGCCCATGAATTCATTAACAGCCCTGACCGTCTGACAAAACCACTGATAAAGAAAGATGGTAAATTCGTCGAAGCTTCCTGGGAAGAGGCAATAAAACTCATCGCTGATAAGTTCAAATCCTACAAGCCAGATGAATGCGCTGTTCTTTCTTCAGCCCGTGTCTCCAACGAAGAAAATTACGCCATGATGAAATTCGCCCGTGGCGTTTTAAAGACACGGCATATTGATCACTGTGCACGTCTCTGCCATGCATCAACCGTTGCAGGTCTTGCAAACATATTTGGTTCCGGGGCAATGACCAACTCCATTCCGGATATTGCAGAGTCAAAATGCGTCTTTGTCATCGGATCAAACACCTTTGAAAACCATCCGCTCATCGGCCGTCAGATTATGAAGGCAAAATCGAATGGTGCCAAAGTCGTCTATGTTGACCCCCGAAAGACCCCAACCGGAAAGCAGGCCGATCTCTTCTTACAGTTCTACTCCGGAACTGATGTCTGTCTCCTCAATGGTATGATGCAGGAGATCATCAAAAACGGCTGGGAGAACAAAGAGTTCATTGAAAAGCGCTGTAACGGCTTTGATGAACTCAAGAAAGAGGTCATGAAAGATGACTATAGTCTTGAGAATGTCTCATCTGTCACTGGCGTCCCGGTCGATGATATCAAGACCGCCGCCGAATGGTTTTCAAAATCAGGAGCCAGTACAATCCTCTATTCGATGGGTATCACCCAGCACACCACCGGAGTTGACAATGTCAAATCGGTTGGTAATATCCAGATGCTGACCGGAAACCTCGGACGGCCAGGAACCGGTGTCAACGCCCTTCGTGGACAGAACAATGTGCAGGGTGCCTGTGATATGGGAGCTTTGCCGGTTGTTTTTACCGGATACCAGAAAGTCATTGATGAAGCTGCCCACAAAAAGTTCGCTGACGCCTGGAAGTTCCCTGATGGCATTGCAGAAGGGAAGAACGGGTACGAAGTCACGGTCATGATGGACGTGCTGACTGACAAGCCAGGTGAACTCAAATGTATGTACATCATGGGTGAAAACCCGATGATCTCTGACCCTGACCTGACCCACGTCGAGCATGCATTAAAATCACTTGAATTCCTCGTCGTTCAGGATATCTTTATGAATGAGACCGGTGTCCTTGCAGATGTTGTCCTGCCTTCCTGCTGTTATGCAGAAAAGGATGGAACCCAGACCTCAACCGAACGCCGTGTTCAGATGTGGAGAAAAGCCCAGGATCCACCAGGAGAGGCAAAACTTGACTGGGTGATCATCTCTGAAATTGCAAAGGCAATGGGATATGGAGAACAGTTTGCCTGGAAATCTGCTGAAGAGATCTTTACCGAGATGGCAGCACTCACCCCATCCTACGCTGGAATGGACTATGTAAGACTCAACAGACCTGAAGCCCTCCACTGGCCATGCCCGACAAAAGAACACCCGGGAACCCCAATCCTCCATATCGAGAAGTTCGGTATGCCAGACGGTAAGGGTCTGATGACTGCTATTCCATTCAAATACCAGCAGGAACGTCCGGATGCTGAATATCCAATCCTTCTGACCACCGGACGATGTATCTGGCACTGGCACACCGGAACCATGACCCGTAGATCCGAGAGTCTTGAGCGTGAAGAACCAACCGGATGGATTGAGATGCACCCTGAGGATGCAAAAGCTCTGGGAGTTAAAAACAACGAGATGGTAAAAGCAATCAGCCGCCGTGGCGAGATCACCATCAAGGCACGTATCACTGACACCATCAAAAAGGGCGTTATGTTCATACCGTTCCACTTTGTCGAGTGTGCAGCAAATATGCTCACTATCAATGCTCTTGACCCCATTGCAAAGATTCCGGAATCAAAGGCATGTGCAATAAAAGTTGAGAAGATACAGGAGGCCTGA
- a CDS encoding Coenzyme F420 hydrogenase/dehydrogenase, beta subunit C-terminal domain, translated as MAAKGDMSYVWAKDKDILDKGECGGAVTALLKYALESKFVDAVLAVRKGQDIYDAVPAFITDPAEVASTAGSLHCGTLLLPKILKNYADGAKGMKIAVTCKGCDVMAFYELAKRNQINLDNIVMIGVNCGGSVSPVSARKMISEKFGVNPDTVHKEEIDKGQFIIEYEGGHKGIKIDELEEEGYGRRSNCRRCKMKVPRQADLACGNWGVIGDKAGKATFVEVCSEKGAKLLSDAQAKGAVEVAAADPKGIEIRGKVEKAMLKLGDEWRAKDFTALGKGKERLKLLMDETSKCIKCYACVENCPICYCVECSTKKPWYITPGQLPPGFMFHLIRFAHISDSCINCGQCEELCSMDIRNALFMHSQQVEIEKQFKHTPGIDMTPPIHAFVEEKAERARLDATGTDSIYINIFKDE; from the coding sequence ATGGCAGCAAAAGGCGATATGAGCTATGTCTGGGCAAAAGACAAAGATATCCTCGATAAGGGAGAATGTGGTGGAGCAGTCACTGCACTCCTGAAATATGCATTGGAAAGTAAATTTGTAGACGCAGTCCTTGCCGTCAGAAAAGGCCAGGATATCTATGATGCAGTCCCGGCATTCATCACCGATCCGGCAGAAGTTGCATCCACTGCAGGATCCCTACACTGTGGAACGCTCCTGCTTCCAAAGATCTTAAAGAACTACGCCGACGGTGCAAAGGGCATGAAGATCGCCGTAACCTGCAAGGGTTGTGACGTCATGGCCTTTTACGAGCTTGCAAAGAGAAACCAGATAAATCTTGACAATATTGTCATGATTGGTGTCAACTGTGGTGGTTCGGTAAGCCCGGTGAGTGCCCGGAAGATGATCTCTGAAAAGTTCGGTGTAAACCCTGATACCGTCCACAAGGAAGAGATCGACAAGGGTCAGTTTATCATTGAGTACGAAGGCGGACACAAGGGCATCAAGATTGATGAACTTGAAGAAGAAGGATACGGACGCCGTTCAAACTGTCGCCGCTGTAAGATGAAAGTCCCCCGCCAGGCAGACCTTGCATGTGGGAACTGGGGAGTCATCGGAGACAAGGCAGGAAAGGCAACCTTTGTTGAAGTCTGTTCAGAGAAGGGTGCAAAGCTCCTCTCCGATGCACAGGCAAAAGGTGCTGTTGAAGTTGCAGCAGCCGATCCAAAGGGTATTGAAATCCGTGGCAAAGTCGAGAAGGCCATGCTTAAGCTCGGTGACGAGTGGCGTGCAAAAGACTTTACTGCACTTGGAAAGGGTAAGGAACGCTTAAAACTTCTGATGGATGAGACCTCAAAGTGTATCAAGTGTTATGCTTGTGTTGAGAATTGTCCCATCTGTTACTGTGTTGAATGTTCAACCAAGAAGCCATGGTACATCACTCCAGGTCAGCTCCCGCCAGGTTTCATGTTCCACCTGATCAGATTTGCACATATTTCTGACTCCTGTATCAACTGTGGTCAGTGTGAAGAACTCTGTTCCATGGACATCCGGAATGCACTCTTCATGCACTCACAACAGGTTGAGATTGAGAAGCAGTTCAAGCACACACCAGGTATTGACATGACCCCGCCAATCCACGCGTTTGTTGAGGAGAAGGCAGAGCGTGCCCGGCTTGATGCTACCGGAACTGATTCCATCTATATCAACATATTCAAGGATGAGTAA
- a CDS encoding NADH-quinone oxidoreductase subunit B family protein: protein MNILSLLLKKPKVTRSNTTDLVFESTGLMLRQEIDRVFGNSIAIREVDCGSDNAAEIELANLSAPHYDVERFGITFVASPRHADVLAVTGVVTHAMKEALIKTYEATPEPKFVIAVGDDACTGGIFAESYAVLGPVDSVIPVDLKIPGNPPTPAAIMKGLLMMMQSAEKR from the coding sequence ATGAATATTCTCTCACTTTTACTCAAAAAACCAAAAGTCACCAGGTCAAATACCACAGATCTGGTATTTGAATCGACAGGATTGATGCTCAGGCAGGAGATTGATCGCGTATTTGGGAATAGTATTGCGATCCGGGAGGTTGACTGTGGAAGTGACAATGCTGCTGAGATTGAACTAGCAAATCTTTCTGCCCCGCATTACGATGTTGAACGGTTTGGTATCACGTTTGTTGCATCACCCAGGCATGCAGATGTTCTTGCGGTCACCGGTGTTGTTACTCATGCCATGAAAGAAGCCCTGATAAAGACATATGAAGCAACCCCTGAACCAAAATTCGTCATAGCAGTGGGTGATGATGCCTGCACCGGCGGGATATTTGCAGAAAGTTATGCAGTTTTGGGACCGGTTGATTCTGTAATTCCTGTTGACCTGAAGATTCCGGGAAATCCCCCGACACCTGCTGCCATCATGAAAGGACTGCTTATGATGATGCAGTCGGCGGAAAAAAGGTAA
- a CDS encoding diacylglycerol/polyprenol kinase family protein, with protein sequence MNEYLRKTSHLLFGLLVAGVILIFPTYQAAMIIGFSLYVGLILIDLCMKGYKIPLISMIIHHMEREGEFPGKGAFFFVFSALVTLMFFPPVVAAVSVAVLAVLDGFSTIFGIRFGKHRIWNKKTLEGFLGGVIITAALLLFISPPVYAILISLVAGFVELLSPVDDNLIIPWVVAMLITLL encoded by the coding sequence ATGAATGAGTACCTGCGCAAGACTTCCCACTTGTTATTCGGACTCCTTGTCGCCGGTGTTATCCTGATTTTTCCAACATACCAGGCAGCGATGATCATCGGATTTTCCTTGTACGTCGGTCTTATCCTCATTGACCTGTGTATGAAAGGATACAAGATACCCCTGATTTCAATGATTATCCATCATATGGAACGGGAGGGAGAATTTCCAGGAAAAGGGGCGTTCTTCTTTGTCTTCAGTGCCCTCGTAACCCTCATGTTCTTCCCGCCGGTGGTTGCTGCGGTATCTGTTGCAGTACTTGCCGTGCTGGACGGATTTTCAACCATATTTGGCATCAGGTTTGGAAAGCACCGGATATGGAATAAAAAAACTTTGGAAGGATTTCTCGGAGGAGTCATCATCACAGCAGCCCTGCTCCTGTTTATCTCGCCACCAGTCTATGCCATTCTCATCTCGCTGGTTGCAGGATTTGTCGAACTCCTAAGTCCGGTAGATGATAACCTGATCATTCCCTGGGTTGTTGCGATGCTGATTACTTTATTATGA
- a CDS encoding respiratory chain complex I subunit 1 family protein — MNFIPVVYGVLNILLVLGLAPLYITVVKKVKARVQGRRGPRIIQGYLNLAKLFKKEVIYSEYASFISRLAPYASLSILLVAALMVPLVWVPDLEPVTGNIIVFLYLLVAGRLLLALLGLDAASSFGGMGSSREMSLSAIIEPVTVLVFAALAFVMGSLSIPEMFRHAALESPSWSPTILLLCISLFILIIVETGRIPVDNPETHLELTMVHEGMLLDTSGRNLALFELSHGVKQVLLMALLINILVPAGLMFEFSVPALIIGCILFLLKGTVLSIGIGLFESSFAKMRFFQIPNLFMIAFFFSILTIFIEVMI; from the coding sequence ATGAATTTCATCCCGGTTGTGTACGGGGTGCTGAATATTCTCCTGGTTCTCGGTCTGGCTCCCTTGTACATCACGGTGGTAAAAAAAGTGAAAGCACGGGTTCAAGGACGAAGAGGTCCCCGGATAATCCAAGGATATCTCAACCTTGCCAAGCTCTTCAAAAAAGAGGTCATCTACTCTGAGTATGCAAGTTTCATCTCACGGCTTGCCCCATATGCCTCACTCTCGATTCTCCTGGTTGCAGCACTTATGGTCCCCCTTGTCTGGGTACCGGATCTGGAACCGGTGACGGGGAATATCATCGTGTTTCTTTACCTGCTTGTAGCGGGCCGTCTGCTCCTGGCTTTGCTTGGTCTTGATGCAGCGAGCAGTTTTGGCGGGATGGGCAGTTCCCGTGAGATGAGCCTTTCAGCGATTATCGAGCCGGTAACCGTACTGGTCTTTGCGGCTCTTGCCTTTGTCATGGGAAGTCTTTCAATACCTGAGATGTTCCGTCATGCAGCTCTTGAGTCTCCCTCATGGTCTCCGACGATCCTGCTTCTTTGCATCTCGCTGTTTATCCTGATAATTGTTGAAACCGGTAGGATTCCGGTGGATAATCCGGAAACTCATCTTGAACTGACCATGGTTCATGAGGGGATGCTTCTTGATACCTCTGGAAGAAATCTGGCCCTCTTCGAACTCTCTCATGGAGTAAAACAGGTGCTCCTAATGGCATTGCTCATCAATATTCTGGTTCCTGCTGGATTGATGTTTGAATTTTCAGTTCCTGCCCTTATTATTGGGTGCATCCTGTTTCTTCTGAAAGGAACAGTCCTGTCCATTGGTATCGGACTCTTTGAGTCATCTTTTGCAAAAATGCGGTTCTTTCAGATACCAAACCTCTTCATGATAGCGTTCTTCTTCTCCATTCTTACGATCTTTATCGAGGTGATGATATGA
- a CDS encoding NADH-quinone oxidoreductase subunit C produces the protein MSVMGSPGLPSSWLIKSDATAVYYSVPAEDLKNILTAELARESRLVWIFCTDESRTTEVFRLWYVIEEAERPEFIVLVVDTSHPESIASLYPVASYFERKIADEFGIRFEGSVDERRLLLHECYPEGFYPLRKTTKNGPVQTTEKTAPYEFRQVQGTAVYQVPVGPVHAGIIEPGHFRFSVIGETIVNLELRLGYLHRGIEKLAEGSDPFSGIRIAESISGDESAALACCYAMAIETIASIRIPDRAAALRVILLELERSYSLLSDLAGMVTDVAFSAAAARFLIIREELQRSCEMITGSRFLKGILTVGGLSRDIPDDLLMALKDTVIQSLVDLDEVFTWTLSVPSVIDRFSTTGVVREPLIDPLALSGPIARASGRACDVRADHPYGWYLAHPPCVIFKRDGDVLARFSVKGEEIRASLTLIKEMIPDIPKGPVHVTATIRDGFSLSALESPRGRTLFWIKVIDGKIDRFAVSTASFCNWLAIEHAVMGNIVPDFPVINKSLNLSYAGTDL, from the coding sequence ATGAGTGTGATGGGATCACCTGGCCTTCCTTCATCATGGCTCATAAAATCAGATGCCACCGCGGTATATTACTCTGTGCCAGCGGAGGACCTGAAAAATATCCTTACCGCAGAACTTGCCCGTGAGTCCAGGCTTGTCTGGATTTTTTGCACCGATGAAAGCAGGACAACCGAGGTATTCAGACTCTGGTACGTGATTGAAGAGGCAGAACGGCCAGAATTTATAGTTCTTGTTGTAGATACTTCCCACCCGGAATCAATTGCCTCTCTCTATCCGGTTGCCTCGTATTTTGAGCGGAAGATAGCAGATGAGTTTGGTATCAGGTTTGAAGGATCTGTTGACGAGAGAAGACTGTTGCTCCATGAATGTTACCCGGAAGGATTTTATCCACTGCGAAAAACCACAAAAAATGGCCCGGTTCAGACTACTGAAAAGACTGCTCCTTATGAATTCAGACAGGTACAGGGAACTGCTGTGTATCAGGTTCCGGTCGGTCCGGTTCATGCCGGGATTATTGAACCTGGTCATTTCAGGTTCTCTGTCATTGGTGAGACAATTGTCAACCTTGAGCTCAGGCTTGGGTACCTGCACCGGGGAATTGAAAAACTGGCTGAAGGATCCGATCCTTTCTCTGGGATCCGGATTGCAGAATCCATATCCGGAGATGAATCTGCGGCACTTGCCTGTTGCTATGCAATGGCTATAGAAACGATTGCATCCATCCGTATTCCTGATCGGGCTGCTGCTCTCCGGGTTATTCTGCTTGAACTGGAACGGTCATACTCTCTCCTTTCTGATCTTGCCGGAATGGTGACCGATGTTGCATTCTCTGCAGCAGCGGCCAGGTTTTTAATCATCCGGGAAGAACTCCAGCGATCATGTGAAATGATCACCGGTTCACGGTTTTTAAAAGGTATACTTACAGTTGGTGGCCTGTCACGGGACATTCCGGATGATCTTCTTATGGCACTCAAAGACACGGTCATACAATCTCTCGTGGATCTTGATGAGGTTTTTACCTGGACATTATCTGTCCCATCGGTGATTGACCGGTTTTCAACAACCGGTGTTGTCAGAGAACCTCTGATTGATCCACTTGCTCTTTCCGGACCCATTGCACGGGCAAGTGGAAGAGCATGTGATGTCAGGGCTGATCACCCCTATGGCTGGTATCTGGCTCATCCGCCGTGCGTTATATTCAAGAGGGATGGCGATGTGCTGGCCCGGTTTTCAGTTAAAGGAGAAGAGATTCGTGCATCTCTTACCCTAATCAAGGAGATGATTCCTGATATTCCAAAAGGACCGGTTCATGTTACTGCCACGATTCGGGATGGATTTAGCTTATCAGCACTTGAATCTCCCCGTGGACGGACCCTCTTCTGGATTAAAGTCATTGATGGCAAAATTGACCGGTTTGCGGTCTCAACCGCGTCGTTTTGTAACTGGCTTGCAATTGAACATGCAGTTATGGGAAATATTGTCCCTGATTTCCCGGTGATAAACAAGAGTCTGAATCTATCGTATGCAGGGACTGATCTGTGA
- a CDS encoding DEAD/DEAH box helicase — protein MEIPSFSDLQLSPGILKAIRDIGYEEPTPIQSQVIPLILAGNDVAGQAYTGTGKTASYGIPALEMCQPANRKVQTIILCPTRELAVQVGTELNRLAMHRKGISILPVYGGQPIERQLKALSRGVHIVIGTPGRVIDHIKRGTLTLDSVSLVVMDEADQMLDMGFRDDIEEILSHIPKEHQTVILSATFPSEILDISRRFQKDPIDVKMVHQELTVPQIEQYYIEVREPAKSDTLIRVLEFYQPQRTIIFCNTQIAVDAVSSALKAEGFMADGLHGGMAQAQRDKVMNAFRKGQLEILIATDVAARGIDVEEIDLVCNYDFPQDDEYYVHRIGRTARAGRTGRAISFVSPRERYRLRDVRRSTRAEPEPLPIPTLREIGGKKAITTLADADSLMNTGDLSFCRPMIEEKIAGGADPIALAASLLMIAAGIGTEKEDELEKYLGEQAVVRLSAGRQDGILVRDILQVVRNSGRNIQNDIGNIRIGQTATYIDVPEPSVKDVIDVLNGAQIGRIRLVAKRGRKQSDIPKRRFTK, from the coding sequence ATGGAAATACCTTCTTTTTCAGACCTCCAGCTTTCACCTGGAATCCTTAAAGCCATCCGTGATATCGGATATGAAGAACCAACCCCAATACAGTCTCAAGTTATCCCATTAATTCTCGCCGGCAACGATGTTGCAGGACAGGCCTATACCGGAACTGGTAAAACCGCATCATATGGTATTCCTGCACTCGAGATGTGTCAGCCTGCAAATCGGAAAGTTCAGACCATCATCCTCTGTCCAACCAGAGAACTTGCTGTACAGGTAGGAACTGAACTGAACAGACTGGCAATGCATCGGAAAGGAATCTCAATCCTTCCGGTATATGGTGGTCAGCCAATTGAACGACAACTCAAGGCTCTCTCCCGCGGGGTTCATATCGTTATCGGAACTCCGGGAAGAGTGATCGATCATATTAAACGGGGAACTCTGACCCTTGATTCGGTCTCACTGGTCGTAATGGACGAGGCAGATCAGATGCTTGATATGGGATTCCGTGATGATATAGAAGAAATACTCTCCCACATACCAAAAGAGCATCAGACTGTCATTCTCTCAGCCACATTCCCCTCTGAAATCCTCGATATCTCCCGTCGTTTCCAGAAAGATCCGATTGATGTCAAGATGGTTCACCAGGAACTGACCGTTCCACAAATTGAACAGTACTATATTGAAGTCAGGGAACCGGCTAAGTCAGACACCCTTATCAGAGTCCTTGAATTTTACCAGCCACAACGGACCATCATCTTTTGTAACACCCAGATTGCCGTAGATGCAGTATCAAGCGCTCTCAAGGCAGAAGGATTCATGGCTGACGGTCTTCATGGCGGTATGGCACAGGCCCAGCGTGACAAAGTCATGAATGCATTCCGGAAAGGGCAACTCGAAATTCTGATTGCAACTGATGTGGCTGCCCGTGGAATTGACGTTGAAGAGATTGACCTTGTCTGCAACTACGACTTTCCCCAGGATGATGAATATTATGTGCACCGGATCGGCCGGACAGCACGTGCAGGACGAACCGGCCGTGCAATCAGTTTTGTAAGTCCCCGGGAACGGTACAGACTCCGGGATGTCAGACGGAGCACACGAGCCGAACCTGAACCACTCCCCATTCCGACCCTTCGAGAAATCGGAGGCAAGAAAGCCATCACCACCCTTGCTGATGCAGATTCACTCATGAACACCGGGGATCTCTCATTCTGTCGCCCGATGATAGAGGAGAAGATTGCAGGAGGCGCTGATCCAATTGCCCTTGCAGCATCCCTGCTTATGATTGCAGCCGGCATCGGAACTGAAAAAGAAGACGAACTTGAGAAATATCTTGGAGAACAGGCAGTTGTCAGGCTTTCAGCAGGTCGGCAGGATGGCATCCTGGTCAGGGATATTCTCCAGGTTGTCAGAAACAGTGGTAGAAATATTCAGAACGATATTGGAAACATCCGGATCGGACAGACTGCCACCTACATTGATGTTCCTGAACCCTCGGTCAAGGATGTCATTGATGTCCTGAACGGTGCCCAGATAGGAAGAATCAGGCTTGTTGCAAAAAGAGGAAGAAAGCAGTCTGATATTCCAAAAAGACGCTTTACTAAATAA
- a CDS encoding proton-conducting transporter membrane subunit: protein MIAMTYLVLAGIILLCQLIQKRHTWLSYLSVIHAAGSVLITVLLILSPNEWENETFFLIDHVNLFIMLITGIIFTSASVYAVGYIDGLVKSGDLEKRSLRIFYFGLSTLLLVTTMALFSPNVALFWIFAELTTVLSALLIAILAVRANIDASLKYIFVCSTSMLFSFIGIIFLFEAVQNKTGMGSLDWAVIVQEAAGCDSGMIWIAFVFFFIGFAAKSGIVPFHTWLPEAHAKAPSAVSAVLSGAILNVGMYGILRMTGIVHQTEVFDQASLLLLVFAMITMSLACLSMLRQKKLKVLIAFSSIENMGFILLGIAIGAPVALFWALYHMLGHSCIKAGLFLSAGILHRQYKIPTKTGEDEIGDLFRLQPYAALTLFAGFAALIGMPVFPLFLSKLGILMASAEVSIWIPAVTLLLFAIAATALVRYYLSIMAVRFSDGEGPQPYRAPFSMAIPIIALLLLSAGIGIIMIPGEEAFLTAAVADLGMGVSP from the coding sequence ATGATAGCAATGACTTATCTGGTTCTGGCCGGAATCATCCTGCTGTGCCAGTTAATACAGAAGAGACACACATGGTTGAGTTATTTGAGTGTCATCCATGCTGCTGGATCAGTGCTCATAACTGTTCTTTTGATTCTCTCCCCGAATGAGTGGGAAAATGAGACTTTTTTCCTCATTGATCATGTGAATCTGTTTATCATGCTCATCACCGGCATTATCTTTACGAGTGCCAGTGTGTATGCAGTGGGGTATATTGATGGTCTTGTCAAATCAGGTGACCTTGAAAAGAGAAGTCTTCGGATTTTTTATTTTGGATTATCAACCCTGCTTCTGGTCACGACGATGGCGTTATTTTCTCCAAATGTGGCCCTGTTCTGGATATTTGCCGAACTGACGACAGTGCTCTCTGCCCTTTTGATTGCAATCCTTGCTGTCAGGGCGAATATCGATGCATCCCTGAAATACATCTTTGTCTGTTCTACTTCCATGCTGTTCTCATTTATCGGGATTATTTTTCTTTTTGAGGCTGTTCAAAATAAAACCGGGATGGGAAGTCTTGATTGGGCGGTTATTGTCCAGGAAGCTGCCGGGTGTGACAGCGGGATGATATGGATTGCCTTTGTCTTCTTCTTTATCGGGTTTGCTGCAAAGTCAGGTATTGTTCCGTTCCACACCTGGCTTCCTGAAGCCCATGCAAAGGCACCTTCAGCGGTCAGTGCGGTCCTCTCTGGTGCTATCCTGAATGTGGGAATGTATGGTATTCTTCGGATGACCGGAATAGTCCACCAGACTGAAGTTTTTGATCAAGCCTCTCTTCTTCTGCTGGTCTTTGCCATGATCACCATGTCCCTGGCCTGCCTGTCAATGCTCAGGCAGAAAAAACTCAAAGTCCTGATCGCTTTTTCGTCGATAGAAAATATGGGTTTTATTCTGCTTGGTATCGCTATTGGAGCTCCAGTGGCTCTTTTCTGGGCATTATATCATATGCTTGGTCATTCCTGCATCAAGGCCGGATTATTTTTATCTGCTGGAATACTGCATCGGCAATATAAAATTCCGACAAAAACCGGGGAAGATGAGATTGGTGATCTCTTCAGGCTTCAGCCATATGCAGCTCTCACCCTTTTTGCAGGATTTGCCGCTCTTATTGGTATGCCGGTGTTTCCCCTGTTCCTCTCAAAATTAGGAATACTCATGGCATCGGCTGAAGTCTCGATCTGGATACCTGCAGTAACGCTTCTTCTCTTTGCAATCGCGGCTACAGCCCTGGTACGATATTATCTCTCCATTATGGCCGTCCGGTTTTCAGATGGGGAAGGACCACAGCCATATCGGGCACCGTTCTCGATGGCAATCCCTATTATTGCTCTTCTTCTCCTGTCTGCTGGTATCGGGATTATCATGATCCCTGGAGAGGAGGCATTTCTCACCGCTGCTGTTGCTGATTTAGGAATGGGGGTAAGCCCATGA